In the genome of Methanococcoides burtonii DSM 6242, the window TTGAATTGGAAGAAATGAATATTAAATTACCCACTCAATGTTGATGAGATCCTTATTTATTTATTCTATTCATTATGTAGAAGAAATATTCTAAACTCAGATATCTCTCATACACCACTCCATCTTTAAATTTGGCATGTTTGTATTTAAGGCTTCTGCCTATAATATATCATACAGTAATTAACACAAAATATATTAAAAATAGGATAATCATTTTGAATCAAGAGCTGGTCTTTCCAGTGTTCTGTAGAAATCTTTATAAGGCAAAAAAGAAAAGTTTGCATAACTTGTACTTTTAACAAAAAATGATGTTATAATTAGAATATAAGTTCTTTACACGATTATTTACTTCCATTTCCTTTTGTGATATGTTTGCAATACGAGACCGTTCGTTTTAAATCATGTATGTACTTTTATTTTCATTGATGTCTTTTTTAAGTCATTCAATTATATCCTTTTAGAAGAATAACTTCGAAACATTAATGTATGGTACTTGTTAACAGATGTCAGCATTAGTGCGTGTTATGTGGTAGCATATACCAGGCAAAAAAATGGCAAGTGATAACTATGTTAGGAATTGATAATCCTCAAATCTGGTTGGCATCTATATTGTGCATTGTTAGTGCATTGGGATGTATGGTCTATGGTCCTTTGAAGTGGAATGAAGAGGAAAGCGAGGAGTGGTAATAAGTGGCGGTAAATACTTCAACACTTGGTATCTTCGTTCTTGTATATCTTCTCGCAGTATTTTACTGTGGCTGGTTGGCTTACAAAAGGACGAAGGATGTAGAAGACTACATGCTTGCCGGAAGGAAGGTAAATCCTTATATTCTTGCTCTTTCCTATGGTGCTGCTTTCATCAGTACAGCGGCTATAATCGGGTTTGGAGGAGTGACGGGAACACTTGGTCTTGGAACTCTCTGGCTTGTGTTCATGAATATCTTTGTGGGTATCTTTATAGCGTTCGTGGTATTTGGTGCAAGGACCAGAAGGATAGGTTTGAACCTTGGTGCTGTAACTTTCCCTGAACTTATCGGAAGGCGTTTCCAGTCTCGTTTCATTCAAGGCTATTCTGGTGCTCTCATTGCTCTTTTTATGCCTCTTTATGCCGGTATCGTCCTTATTGGCGGTGCAAGGTTCATGGAAACCGCATTATGCATGTCAAATATTGCTTTTGCAGGAACAACTGATACCGCATTAAATATAGAAGATGGGACTAAAATTGCATCATTCTATACTATGGAATTGGCAAATACATTCCCTGAACTTGCTTGTTGGGAAGGTTCGTCAGTAGAACATGAAACTACGTACTACAATTTTAACGGGGACATAACTGCATATACCTTTAATGTGGTTAAGAATGATAGATACCAGGAATATATTTTAGTTTCTGCAACAAAGGACAATTATCCAATACTTGAATTTTCAAAGGGCAAATTGCCACACATGGATTCAGATATTAAAGATGGAACACAAAGTCTTGTAACTGATTATGCATCCGAAAATCGTTTATCTATCGAAAAAAGCACACCGATCTATGCGGGTGCAACATTCTATTATGATAAATATGAAATGGTGGACAGTAGAGATAAATCCGAAAAAACCATTTTAGTTGATCGTTTTTCAAAGAATGTAATAGATATAACTAATGCTAAACCATTGGATAATGTGGAGAAAAATACCATACTTGAAAATGAAGATATCCAAGAAGCATGGACAAATTTAGAGTATAGTATGACTGACACCAAATATTCAGCATCACCTATAGCTACAAGAAGTAGTCTTGGTTATATATTCGATGTTCCTTTGAAGCATGGTACATAAGCTGTTCTCCTACTGCAGCAGCTATGGTTCTTGAATACTGGGATGAAAATGGATATTCAAATTTCTCATATGGGGACACCCTAATTGAAGAATTAGCCGATGCAATGGGCACGAATGAAAATGGTATCAATGGTACCAAGATCTCACATATTGATGATGGTATTGAAGAAGTATGTGATTATTATGGATACTCAGACTTTACAATTGTAAATGATGACAATTTATTCATGTCTGAAACAATGTTTGAAATTGATGCAGGCAATCCATTTGTTTTGAGTATGATTTATGGTGGACTTGGAAGTGGGTATACCAATCCATACAATAATCATTCTGTTACATGTATGGGATATTCTGAAGGTACGATTGACTATCTATTCCTACACGACACATGGGACGATGAAGACCACCATTACATAACTTTTGGCGGCATTGGTATTTAAGTAGAGTTTATATGTTATCAGGACCTATATTTGTGCATGAACTGTCCCAAGTGCAAGAGCTCCAATCATAAAAAGAACGGTAAAATCGATGGACTTCAACGCTACAAATGCCATGATTGTGAGTATAACTATTCAGTGGAGCTAAAATCAACTGCTAGCCCCATGTCTGTTAAACGGCAGGCTTTACAACTCTATCTCGAAGGATTAGGATTTCGTTCAATTGGACGTTTTTTAGGAGTTAGCCACGTTTCTGTCCAAAAATGGATAAAGAAGTTTGGTCGTGAATTAGAGGATCTAAAGAGCGAAAATGAAATATCGATTGTTGAATTAGATGAAATGCACACTTATATCGGGAACAAAAAAAATATTGTTGGATCTGGATTGCTGTTGATAGAGATGGAAAAAGGTTCATCGACTGCTCTTTTGGTAGCAGGGGAACGGAAACAGGACTAAAACTCTGGAAAAAATTAAAGGGGAAGGAGATTGGAGAAGTGATGACTGATCACTGGAGGGCATATGCAGAGTTTGTTCCAGAGAAAATTCACACTCAATCCAAAGCTGAAACATATACTGTTGAAGGATATAACAGCATATTCAGGCACTTTCTGGCAAGATTGAGAAGAAAGTCAAAGTGTTATACTAAGAGTCTTGAAATGCTGAAGTACTCTGTTCTTCTTTTGATGAAGTACAGAAATAAAGAATTAGCGATGTTTAATTAACAATGCCAGAATTATTACTGTATAAACTGGATTTTGTCGTTTCATACTAATCACCTGAAAAAGGAAAAAAGAGAGGTAATATTAATCCTCTCCTTACTTGATTAAGGAGTTCTAAATCCTTCGATAGTACTTTTGTTATTTGCGATTAATAAAATGTTGTTATGAGTACTATCTCCTTGACGAGATAAATCTGAGTATTGGAGGTCCATGTAATTTGGATATTGGTCATTAAACACAGCAGTCATTATTGTTTGGTGTAGTGTGTAAATTCCCCATGAATATGCTGCATTGTGAGTTGCTCCAAAATTGTGCCCAAATTCATGAGCTATCAACACACACCTAGCATTATAAGAGCCACTATAACTGCTGAGTAAGCCCGCTGATTTCATCTGAACAACAGAATATGCACGTTCATCACTTCCATTGTAAACGTAGGCTCTTCCAATTTCATTTCCATTAGCTCCAGTAAAATCTTTTCCATAGAGAAGCATTGCCAAATCACTATCGGTTATATCCCTATATGCTGGAATATCGTCTTTAAAGAAATGTAAAGCTTGGCTGGAATTGTAATGTGGATATGGCTGTTTGTTTTGCACTTGAATCAATTGGACTTTGGAGTGTGTATTCTCCATTGACTTCAGATAGTCTAATTGTCGCTGCTTACGTGTTTGTGTCAATATTTTCCCTCACATTTATGAAAGATTTCAAAGATATAGGAGGGAGATATAAATTCACTTCCTTTGAAGATTGGGGTTCATGATGCAGCAATTGTTTGCAGTTTTTTAATACCAATGCCATTGATACTTTTATTGTATAGTGCAATATGTATTCCATGCCTGTATCTAGCTTCATTAGCTTATCTCATATTAGCAGCAAGTTGCATCCAAATCTTGTTTAATGATCCAGTAGCAAAAGGGAATAAACTCAAAGATAGAATGATTATGACCTTAACCATTTCAAGCTTTGTGGGCATATTTACAGAAATAGCATTAGTCTTCTGAAGATATACTCTTTAATTCTTCTAGAGTATTGGTACCTTCTTTCTTTGCTGGTTTCTGGAAGAGTTCTTTTAATTTTGATACTGCATTTTTGTCAATAAAAAATTCATTTACAGTTTTGTATTTGTTCAGAAGCATGCTGATCTTTATATCGGGATATCGGTTGACAAGATAATTCTTTCTGATGGGAACTGCATCAATTCACTTAGATCCTTTGTAAATTCCTTATCCATAAATATCACTCCTTTTCCACAATTGTTGTACTAAGATATCGCTCCCCTGTATCTGGAAGGACAACAACTATCATCTTTCCTTCATTCTCCTTCCGTCTTGCAACATCCAAAGCCGCAAAAAGAGCTGCACCAGATGAGATGCCTGCGAGTATCCCTTCCTTTTTGGCAAGTTCACGTGTCGTCTCAAAGGCATCTTCATTACTGACCGTTATAATTTCATCAATAATATCCACGTTCAGCACATCCGGCACGAAACCGGCACCAATCCCCTGTATCATATGAGGCCCCGGACTGCCGCCGGAAAGTACAGCTGAATCCTTTGGTTCCACAGCTATTGCTTTAAACCCGGGCTTACGAGACTTTAGTTCTTCTGAAACACCCGTAATAGTTCCTCCGGTCCCAACGCCTGCTACCAGTATATCGACCTTTCCTCCGGTATCATCCCATATCTCCCCAGCTGTAGTGCAGCGGTGGATATCAGGATTTGCCGGATTCATGAACTGATGCGGGATAAAAGAATCAGGTGTCTCCTTTCCAATTCTTTCCGCTTCCTCGATAGCTCCTTTCATACCATTTGGGCCAGGGGTGAGCACGATCTCAGCTCCAAGGACCTTCAATATATTTCTCCTCTCAACGCTCATGGTCTCAGGCATTGTCAATATCAGCCTGTAACCTTTAGTAGCACAAACAAAAGCCAGTCCGATACCTGTGTTTCCGGAAGTTGGCTCAATAACGATGGCTCCCTTTTTGAGCATTCCGTCCTTTTCTGCGGTCTCTATCATATTCAAGGCAATACGGTCTTTGATCGAACCCAGTGGATTAAAAGCCTCCACTTTCACAAGGACAGTAGCATAGCATCCTACAGTTATTCTGTTCAACCGTACAAGCGGTGTCTTTCCAACAGTTTTTGTTATATCTTCGTAAATATTTTCCATGTATAAACCCCAATATAACTTCCTGAAATGCTTAAAAATATAGCTGCACTTTCAGGAAGATGTTCTATCCTTGAAAACCAGCTTTGGTTCTTCTATCAGTACTTTAGTATCTGCTGGTACTGATCTCGTTAACCAGACATTACCTCCTATAACGGAGCGCGCTCCTATAACGGTATCACCGCCAAGGATCGTTGAATTGGAATATATCACGACATCATCCTCTATCGTGGGATGTCTTTTAAGGTCACGAAGTATCTGTCCCTCTTCACCCCTTGGGAAACTAAGTGAACCGAGGGTAACCCCCTGGTATATCCTTACATTGTCTCCTATCTCTGAAGTCTCCCCTATGACCACCCCTGTACCATGGTCGATAAAAAATCCTTTTCCGATCTTTGCACCCGGATGGATATCGATTCCAACTACGCTGTGGGCATATTCGGTCATAATACGCGGAAGGATCTTAATATCCTGTTCATTCAACTCATGAGCTATCCTGTAGACCATAAGAGCAAAAATTCCCGGATAACTGAAAATGATCTCATCGTACCCTTTTGCAGCCGGGTCATGCTCATAGGCTGCAATAATATCTGCTGCAAGAAGTGACCTTATCTGTGGTATCTTCCTTAACAGCATAACTGTTTCTTCCTGTCCTTTTTCAATACATTCGGCACAATCCTCTTCCGTGCGACGACACTCATGAAGAATACTGTTCGTCACCTGTTTTGACAGTTTTTCAAAAAGTTCGTTGATCTCATTTCCAATATGATATATCAGATTGCTCCTTTCAACCGTTTGATCTCCAAAATAACCCGGGAAAAGCACATCCTTAAAAAGGTCTATGATCTCAACAATTGATTCCCTTGAAGGTATGACCGCTGAATCAATATGTTCAAAGCAGCCTTTATCTGAGCAGCTACTTGCAACGGAATCGATGATCTCCGGTAATTTTGAACGATAACTCATTCCCATAATTGAATATTGCATCGAACATCGTTTCGTTCTTTTGTCTAACATATCCCGCATCCACTCCTCAAATATCTCATAGGTTTAATATGTTTTAAAATAAAATTTAATTTGGAATAAACTAAACTGAAATACTTGAATGTTCAAGTTGTTACCTATGCCCCATTATTTAATGTGGTATACTTTGATTTAAGCATTATGACATATCTTGCCGCTTTTCTAAATGCGTTTAAAAACAGTTCCAGAATATTTATAAGCTGGAAGTCTATTTCTGAAACTATGCAATTTCAGCGTTCGTTCTCATATTTTTTATTGATCTTGTTATTCATCTTATGCATAGGTTGTGTCTCAGATGATAGTTCAACAAATAATTATGACCAAAACCCTGATCAAGTTCTTTCTGATCCGGATGTTGAAACCTACAATGTAAGTCTCAAAAAGACGGCAGTTCTTGATATTGACAACGGTTATTCTCTTAAGTTGTTGGAAATAAATAGGAAAGAGAATTTTGTTCGTCTCTCCTTTAGAAAGGATGGTCAGGAGTATTTGACCTCTAAATTATTGACTGGTAATAACTATGCAATAAAAGATCCGAATGATGAATTCGTTGTCTATTCTGTAATTGTGGATAAGATCTACGATAACAGTTTTCTCATCGACCTGACCTATACGACAAAGTCGTCCATCTCTCTAGAGGTTCCGGTTTTAGATATTGATCAACAGAAGGTGCCTGAAGTTAGCATTGGCATTGATACTATCTCCCGAAATTATGAGTGGGAATACGATAGTACTAAATTCAGTATGACAGCCGAGTATTACAAAGACAACTATGGGATATATTCTGAAAGAAGCCGAACCCGTGATTTTGATCAGTTCGTAACAGACACATATGATGATACATTAATATCCCAACTTACTTCCCAGGTGGAGAAGATGGCATATGATGGTGGCTATGGGGAAAATGATATTCCCTATATCACCATGGCTTTTGTGCAATCGCTTCCATATGTGAGCGATAGTGCGTCAGCTGGTTATGATGAATACCCGAGGTTCCCATTCGAAACACTCTATCATGGCGGTGGTGATTGTGAAGATTCTTCGATCCTCCTTGCATCCTTACTCTATGATATGGGATATGGTGTAGCACTGATCGAACTTCCCGGACACATGGCTGTAGGCGTTAAAGGAGAAGATGATCTTTCTGGAAGCTATTACAACTATAACGGGGTAAAGTACTATTATCTGGAAACTACAGCTTCCGGCTGGGGTGTGGGTGTCATTCCTGGTGATTACACAAATGAAGAAGCCACCATAAAACCTATTGGGATAGGTTCTCCTGAATTAAGTCTTACATTTACCGGCACTGGTGAGGAGAATTACTATGGGATATATGTCGATCTGGAGATTGTGATCGAGAATGTAGGATCAATTACTGCTGAAGACGTGGTGATATACACAGCTCTTGAAAGCACAGATGAAGGGATGGTCTGGGATCAGATAAAAAGTGATACTATACCTGAAATCGCTCCGGAAAGTAGCATTGTTTACTCAGTTTCCAGACTGAAAGTACCCGATGGTGAAAGTTATCGCGTGGGTATCACGGGATGGGGGTCGAACGTGAATTCTGAATATATCTATAGTGAATGGAGATCCTCTTAAAAAAGATGGTATCAAGTGAAGAACATATTTTTTAAGACTTACCAGAAAAATAGGATAATACCTATAATTGCTAGCATGATACCGTTTTGCATGATAAGGGAGATTGCCATGATCTTCAAACCCAGCTCTGGTCGGAATATTCCTGTGTAATATGGAAGCATGCTCTTTATTCTTGGGACGCTTGCCAGCACTCTCCCTATCAGAAGAGCAAGAATGATATCCTTTGTACTAAGTAGTTGAGCTGAAAGTAAATTTCCCGCGATCGTATATGCAGCTATATTACTGGCAAACCATCCTGCAATTATCGGCAGGGCTTCCGGTGGCACATAATTGACAAGAAAAGAGCTTTTCATAATATTGGCGATCATATCGAATATCCCTGTTTCCATCAGTTGGAAAATAGCAATTGATACGATTGTTGTCGTCAATATCATCCTAATTATCGTTCGTTTTGATCTTTTCAGCGCAATCAATGACGCTTCTTTTAACTTTTTCTTTTCAATATCAGTGTGAAGTATGCCCGATATTCTGGGTGTAAGGAACAAGCGTGCTGCTACTAAAGCTATTAGTGTTTTCACAAACCCTATGAGCACTACAATTCCCAGATAGATCAATCCTGTTGTTCCCAGCAGTGCGACCATTATGGGGAGAAGATCTCTTGAAAGCACTATACTCGAAGGAAATGAATTTACCATTGTTGCAATGATGGTCTCTTTCCGGTCTATGTGCTTATCATAATGTAATTTAGCTATCATCGAGTTTCCCGCTGTGGAAGATCCAAAGGATGTGAGGAAACTAAGCCCTATTTCCTGTCTTAGATGGCCATAGTGCATTAAAGGGGATGCAAGGAATCCAAACTTATTGACCCATCCCATTTCAACCAGAATGGCCATGGCAAGTGTTCCTATAACTATCGGAGGGAGGACCTTTATAAGATATTCGAACGCGAGAAAAAGTGCATCTATCCACATTTGCGGGACAATTGATCATATTAGTTAAGAGCTTTACGCATTCAATCCTTTTTTCTGACTTTCTTAAGGTCCCACATTTCTGCAAAATTATCCAGGAGACTGTCAAGAGTCATACCTTCATTTTGGAGTAAACTGATCAACTTATTTCAGTACTTCACTAATATTCCCTCCACTAAATAAATTATATAATCTCACCTATAACATTTCACTACTAACTTCACTTTCAACCTTTTTTCACCCATTCCTCAACAAAGTGAACAAATAAATCAAATCTAAAAACATCTTCCTCTATTGTTTTTGGTCCCCTTTTCACTTTCCTAAAATGCATTCTCTGGATTGATACCCATGCATTTTTCAACATAAATGATATCAACGCATAGAAATATCGTAGCATTGGATTTCTTGAGGATGTTTTCGGTTTCACCACATTCCGCATTCGATATGATGATTCAATCGCAAATCGCTTCCTGTAGATCATACTAATCTTTCCGGGTTCCCAATCAATTCCATAAACAACAAACCCTAGATTCTCACAACCATTCTTCCCTCTCTTTCCTTTCAGATACTTAACATCAATAGCAATATCAAGTCCCACATCTCCTTTCTTATTCTTCATGACGTACTTTTCATAGCGTTTATTATTTCCATCAAGAATATCTTTTATTCTCTTTCCCTTTCTTACAACAGGAGTGATATGTGGAATGTCATTCTCCTGCAAAAATGTAAAAACATCTCTGGAATAAAATTCTCTGTCCAAACAAATAATATTTATTTTGAGATTGATTTTATCAACTACGTCTATGAAATATTTCAGATAATCTGTCTTCGTTTTGCCTTTTTCCACAGGTAACATGGAAATTGTAAATCTTGTGTATTTGTTTATAATGCAAAGAGAAATATAAGAGTAGAATGAGTTTGTTGATTTCTTAGCTTGTCCTCGAATCACATAGTTTTCATTGACATAATTCACTTCTCCATAGTATGGATCATTTGTATAATCGATGGCAAGATCATACTTTTTATTTGAATCAAGGGTTTTGTGGGATGATTGCAAGAGAATCTTTGCATTGTTTTCAATGAGCTGATCGAAATCAATCTTATGTAAATGATATCTCATTGATGTTTCACATGGAGTATTATGATATTGTTTACCAATCGAATGAATTGAAAGTTTATCGGTGGACATTCCGAGAATATTAGTGAAGAGGTCTTTAGGAGTAAGTGATCCATTTATTGAAATGGGAATGTTGTCCAGAAGTGGTGGTAGAACAGTTTTGATACAGTGAGCAGGTGTTAATTCTAGTCGTGATAACATGGAGGGGGCATTTTAAAGGTATATAAATGTGCCGAGTGGTGTTGATTTAGTGGATTATGCCAAAATTAGAGAACTACTGAATTTGATAATTTCGTAATCATAAGGCCTTTTTTGTAGAAGCCACAAAATAATGTGGATGAAACATGAGATATTCACTTTGAGATCATACAGTAATCCTCAGTGACAATAAAACAAATATAGCTAACTATTGAAATTATGTCTTACCCATTTAGGTATCCACCATCATTAAAGGAAATTTGAACTTTGATCGGAGCTATTAATTTATACTGTCTTCATATATTCGAATAATATTAAAGCTGATAATGGATTGCTAATCAAAGAATAAATATAAAAACTAGTAGCAGAAGTACTAAGTATTAGATACATCACTTATTGATGATTGCACTGATCCACTCAAAAACAACAACAAACCCCCTATAAATAATAATATATACTTCAAAGAATCTACATGAAATTATTTAAGTAAAGATCGATATAGGTGAATACGATGGTTCAAGACACAACACCCACAAAAGCAGATATCAGTCTACCTGATAAATGGGATGTTGCTGTTATTCCAAAAGAACCAACCTATTTTGATCGTTTCTTACCTACTACACACCAGCAGACTACGCTGACAGAATGTGGTATTGACCCGGGGGATGAATATGCTTTACCACACCCAAAAATACGTGTACTTGCAATAAGACAGCCTTGGGCATCACTTATCATTCGTGGTCTGAAGAATATAGAAGTACGTTCAAAGAACACTTATGTTCGAGGAACGATAGCCATCTATGCAAGCAGATCAATTATTCGGAAAAAAGACCTGAAATTGGTGAACGAGAACTATGATATCCCCATTGAACAGCTTGATGATCTGCCTACAGGAATGATAATCGGAACAGTGAACCTTGTTGAATGCAAAGAATATGAATCGGATTTTCATTTTAAGCTTGACCAAAGACGACATTTGAATCCGGAAGAGAGTTATTCCAAGAACATAAAAGGATGGTTCTTAAAGTCTCCACGTCCGATAGAACCTGTCAATTACAAATTCAATGGAGAAGTTGTCTGGAGTCTGGCAAATACTGATATCCTTCAGCAAACTACTTAAGATCTTGAAAGTGTTTTTATTTTTCTATCCGATTAGTTATGAATTATGTATAGGCATTGGAATGAGCCGATCTAATTGATATATCAAATTTAAAATTATATCTTTATATACATGTACTGCATAATACAAAGCAAATTAAAGAGATAAAATCAATATCTGTTAAATCGAAAATAAATTAATTTGAACTGACTTTTGATCTGAAATTATCTAAACAGATTAAAGGATTTTATTTAACTTCAAATAACAGTATTCCATGGAGAAAATCGCGATGAGTGACGATTACGATGCAACACACATTCAAGTTCTTGAAGGGCTGGAAGCAGTACGCAAACGACCCAGCATGTATATTGGAAGTGTAGATACCAGAGGACTTCATCACCTCGTATATGAGGTAGTTGACAATAGTATTGATGAGGCACTTGCCGGTTTTTGTAAAAATATAGACGTATCGATAAATGCAGATGGTTCTGTCACCGTTGTAGATGACGGTCGTGGAATCCCTGTCGACAATCATCCAAAATATAAGAAATCCGCACTTGAGGTCGTACTGACCGTTCTCCACGCAGGTGGAAAGTTCGACAAGAGCAACTACAAAGTATCCGGTGGTCTCCACGGAGTCGGAGTATCCGTTGTGAACGCCCTTTCCG includes:
- a CDS encoding symporter small accessory protein; the protein is MLGIDNPQIWLASILCIVSALGCMVYGPLKWNEEESEEW
- a CDS encoding C39 family peptidase, with protein sequence MVLEYWDENGYSNFSYGDTLIEELADAMGTNENGINGTKISHIDDGIEEVCDYYGYSDFTIVNDDNLFMSETMFEIDAGNPFVLSMIYGGLGSGYTNPYNNHSVTCMGYSEGTIDYLFLHDTWDDEDHHYITFGGIGI
- a CDS encoding IS1 family transposase (programmed frameshift), with protein sequence MNCPKCKSSNHKKNGKIDGLQRYKCHDCEYNYSVELKSTASPMSVKRQALQLYLEGLGFRSIGRFLGVSHVSVQKWIKKFGRELEDLKSENEISIVELDEMHTYIGNKKYCWIWIAVDRDGKRFIDCSFGSRGTETGLKLWKKLKGKEIGEVMTDHWRAYAEFVPEKIHTQSKAETYTVEGYNSIFRHFLARLRRKSKCYTKSLEMLKYSVLLLMKYRNKELAMFN
- a CDS encoding reprolysin-like metallopeptidase; its protein translation is MTQTRKQRQLDYLKSMENTHSKVQLIQVQNKQPYPHYNSSQALHFFKDDIPAYRDITDSDLAMLLYGKDFTGANGNEIGRAYVYNGSDERAYSVVQMKSAGLLSSYSGSYNARCVLIAHEFGHNFGATHNAAYSWGIYTLHQTIMTAVFNDQYPNYMDLQYSDLSRQGDSTHNNILLIANNKSTIEGFRTP
- the cysK gene encoding cysteine synthase A, translating into MENIYEDITKTVGKTPLVRLNRITVGCYATVLVKVEAFNPLGSIKDRIALNMIETAEKDGMLKKGAIVIEPTSGNTGIGLAFVCATKGYRLILTMPETMSVERRNILKVLGAEIVLTPGPNGMKGAIEEAERIGKETPDSFIPHQFMNPANPDIHRCTTAGEIWDDTGGKVDILVAGVGTGGTITGVSEELKSRKPGFKAIAVEPKDSAVLSGGSPGPHMIQGIGAGFVPDVLNVDIIDEIITVSNEDAFETTRELAKKEGILAGISSGAALFAALDVARRKENEGKMIVVVLPDTGERYLSTTIVEKE
- the epsC gene encoding serine O-acetyltransferase EpsC; protein product: MRDMLDKRTKRCSMQYSIMGMSYRSKLPEIIDSVASSCSDKGCFEHIDSAVIPSRESIVEIIDLFKDVLFPGYFGDQTVERSNLIYHIGNEINELFEKLSKQVTNSILHECRRTEEDCAECIEKGQEETVMLLRKIPQIRSLLAADIIAAYEHDPAAKGYDEIIFSYPGIFALMVYRIAHELNEQDIKILPRIMTEYAHSVVGIDIHPGAKIGKGFFIDHGTGVVIGETSEIGDNVRIYQGVTLGSLSFPRGEEGQILRDLKRHPTIEDDVVIYSNSTILGGDTVIGARSVIGGNVWLTRSVPADTKVLIEEPKLVFKDRTSS
- a CDS encoding nucleoside recognition domain-containing protein, yielding MWIDALFLAFEYLIKVLPPIVIGTLAMAILVEMGWVNKFGFLASPLMHYGHLRQEIGLSFLTSFGSSTAGNSMIAKLHYDKHIDRKETIIATMVNSFPSSIVLSRDLLPIMVALLGTTGLIYLGIVVLIGFVKTLIALVAARLFLTPRISGILHTDIEKKKLKEASLIALKRSKRTIIRMILTTTIVSIAIFQLMETGIFDMIANIMKSSFLVNYVPPEALPIIAGWFASNIAAYTIAGNLLSAQLLSTKDIILALLIGRVLASVPRIKSMLPYYTGIFRPELGLKIMAISLIMQNGIMLAIIGIILFFW
- a CDS encoding ASCH domain-containing protein is translated as MVQDTTPTKADISLPDKWDVAVIPKEPTYFDRFLPTTHQQTTLTECGIDPGDEYALPHPKIRVLAIRQPWASLIIRGLKNIEVRSKNTYVRGTIAIYASRSIIRKKDLKLVNENYDIPIEQLDDLPTGMIIGTVNLVECKEYESDFHFKLDQRRHLNPEESYSKNIKGWFLKSPRPIEPVNYKFNGEVVWSLANTDILQQTT